The sequence below is a genomic window from Shinella zoogloeoides.
GCAGCATGCTGTCGCCCTGCACTTCCAGCGCATAGACGCCGGCCTTGCGGTCCGGCGAGGCGGGGAATTCGACCACGTCCCAGCCCTGGCCCGCCGGAAAGCCGCCATCATCGAAGAAGCCCCCGGCGCCGGCCTGGGCGAAGCCGAGCAGGGGAATGGTGCCGGCCTGCGGTGGAAAGGCGCCCTGCGGCAGCGCGGCATCGCGCGCCGGGTCGGCCAGCGTGAAGAATTCGTCGATGGAGGCGCCCGTCGCGTCGAGCACCTTGGCGATCGATTCCGTCGAGGGCCAGCGCTGGCGGCCGTCGGCAGCCTGCCGTTTCGACTTGTTGAAGGACGTGGGATCGAGCCCGGCGCGGCGGGCAAGGCCGGACGGCGAGAGGCGGTAGCGCTCGGCGAGGGCGTCGATCGCCGCCCAGATCCGGTCGTGGGAAAACATGCTGCGAAACCCTGCCAAGGCGGCGGACGGCTCTTGCCGGTCCGATTG
It includes:
- a CDS encoding S24 family peptidase, whose protein sequence is MFSHDRIWAAIDALAERYRLSPSGLARRAGLDPTSFNKSKRQAADGRQRWPSTESIAKVLDATGASIDEFFTLADPARDAALPQGAFPPQAGTIPLLGFAQAGAGGFFDDGGFPAGQGWDVVEFPASPDRKAGVYALEVQGDSMLPLYRDGDVLIVEPGAQVRRGDRVVVKTREGEVMAKVLHRQSPRTIELVSLNPEHPNRNFDIDEIDWIARIIWASQ